In the Pseudonocardia sediminis genome, AGGAGCTTGGTGGTGTCGTCGTTTCGGTCATCCTTGCGTGCGACAAGAACTGGCGTTTTGACGAGCTCGTCCTTGATGGCACGAGCGAGCGGGTACCGATATACGACTAGGTCATCATCTTTCAGGGCAGGTGTGGCTGTGAGCCCAACGACGAGTTCAGGGAGCAAGTCGCTAATCGTCTTGGAGAATGCAGGACCGCGGTAGCAGTGGTGCTCGTCGGCGAGGATCACCAGGTCATCGAGGCCGCCAAGCCAATCGAAAAGAGAACCGCCGAGCCACTCCTGGTACTCGTGCGTGGCACGTCCTTCGCCCGTCTTCGTGGTCAAGGCCTGCACTGTGAATACGAACAGCTTCGTCCTACCGTTGTCCTCCATGACCTTGCGCGTGGCAGGGCTTCTAAAATTATCGGCCGTGATGACGAACGGCTCGGAACTCATCGCCTCAGTAAGAGACTTTCTGTGGCCCCGGCTGAAGTTCTTGATGCTCTTGTCGCGAATTGTACGGCCCGGCGCAAGGAGCAGAAAATTGCGAGCGGGTGTCTCCAGACCTGCGAAGTAGTCGATAATCCCTGCCATGACGTAGGTCTTGCCGACTCCCGTGGCCGAATCAACGATGCACTCGAACGGCGCGGCTTTCTTGTCGACATCGAAATGCATCGAAGTCATCGTTGCAACGCTTTCGATAGCTTGAGCGTTCGGCACCCGCAGCTCGAGACTATGCCCGATCTCGGAGAGCAGCTCTTCGTTGATTTGAACGTCGCTCATGTGCTAGGGCCTTCCTGTGCTGGAGTTGGGCGATTAAACGGCGAGGTCTTTGCCGCATGCCGCCGGTACGTATCCAGTACGGCCTCTGGGATCTTCGTAAGACGGGAGCCTATACGACCAATTCGGAGCTCTTTCTCCGCGTCGGGATCAATCTGAGTCGCCCACACCTCAACGATCTGCTTCTCAGGAAGCTGATCGAGAATCGCTGAAATGGTGCTGTTGCCGACAAGGCCGTCGATAACTACGTAGCGCACCTGTCCACGTCTGGCCGCGAAGATCCCGTCGGGCAGGTACCGAACCCCTAGCTGGGCGCACATCGCCCTCGTCAAATCACCTTGAGTTGCCCACTCGGCGAGTACCACTATTCCAGCGATGCTTTCGAACATCGAGGGCCGAACTTCGAGATGCGTAAAGCCGCCTCCACCGTGCCATAACGTCGTAGTCTCAGACTCGGTCTTGGTTGCGTGGCGAAGCGCTCTCAGTGCGGTTTCGTCAACATCGGCAACCTTTCCGACTTTTCTTAATAGACGGTTAAATTCCTGCGCCTCGTCGGGGGTCATGCCGGGAGGTAGATCCCCGTTCGCAACACGTTCTGCTGATGTCGTAACCCCGCCCGGGTCACGGCCCTCAACTACACGCTTTAAGCGCGGCTTTGTATAGGTAGCCACCGTCGCGGGGATCAGTTCTGATGTTACCCAGCGTCGCCCCATCTTCTGGGCGACCGCTGATGTCGTTCCAGATCCCCCGTAGCAGTCAAGCACGATATCGCCAGGATTCGAGCCTATGTGAATGATTCGCTGAAGCAGTTCCTCTGGCTTCGGAGTAGCGAAAGCGTGACGATCTGGGAAGAGGTCGGTCACTTGGTTCTTGCCCCGTAGAGAGCCCCCCACGTCGGCTGCAAACCACAGGGTTTCTGGAACGCGCCCGTCGTCCGTCAAGTGTTTCTTGCGCTGGATGTTCTCCTTGTCCAGGTCTAGGAAGACGAGTTCCGGCCATGGGCCAGTCGAATGGCGTGCCCGTGCCGATTGGGCTGCATCTTCTAGGGGCTCGGCGAGCATGATGGCCGGTACGGCCGCCTTCACAAGTTCTGGACTGGTACCGCAGATACTGGCTCGGCGATTCTCGTCTCCGATGTCGCGCAGTTCATATTTTGCGTACTCATTCATCTGGTCGAGGAACCAGGTTTGCGCCTTGCCCCAGCATCGTCCGCGCGTCGGGTACATTAGGCCACCCGTGGTCGGATGCTGAATGGCGTACACCATCGGATGGTTGGTCGCTGCTTTCCCGGCCGTGGCGTCGCCATCGCGCCAGGCAACTGGATCGCCGTCTCGGGATCTATAGCGCGAAGTGTTTGACGAGGCGAGCCGCTTCATTCGATTCGGGAACCAGCGATCGGTCTTGCGGTACACGAGCAGGCTGTCGTGCGAGACTGAGATCCCGGTGGTGTCATTACGGGGTGACGTGACCTTTTGCCACACTACTTCGGCAACAAAGTTCTCGGCGCCGAACTCCTCGTCGAGTACCGACCGGCAACGATGCACCTCGGCGTCGTCCAGGTGGACCCAGACTGAACCGTCGTCGGACAGAAGTGGCTTAATCTGCCTTATTCGGTCGCGAAGCATGGTTAGCCAAACGGAGTGCTCAACATTGTCGTCGTAGTTGGTGAACGCCTGCCCAGTATTGAAC is a window encoding:
- a CDS encoding site-specific DNA-methyltransferase, giving the protein MVAGYNGGLELTWTNKDKALLSTGDGKYDYTFVDRADYRVSEVRLMHEIERVEADSPQAQPAGLPEPTTDNLLITGDAMHALDVLAKVPEYSERYLDNVKLVYIDPPFNTGQAFTNYDDNVEHSVWLTMLRDRIRQIKPLLSDDGSVWVHLDDAEVHRCRSVLDEEFGAENFVAEVVWQKVTSPRNDTTGISVSHDSLLVYRKTDRWFPNRMKRLASSNTSRYRSRDGDPVAWRDGDATAGKAATNHPMVYAIQHPTTGGLMYPTRGRCWGKAQTWFLDQMNEYAKYELRDIGDENRRASICGTSPELVKAAVPAIMLAEPLEDAAQSARARHSTGPWPELVFLDLDKENIQRKKHLTDDGRVPETLWFAADVGGSLRGKNQVTDLFPDRHAFATPKPEELLQRIIHIGSNPGDIVLDCYGGSGTTSAVAQKMGRRWVTSELIPATVATYTKPRLKRVVEGRDPGGVTTSAERVANGDLPPGMTPDEAQEFNRLLRKVGKVADVDETALRALRHATKTESETTTLWHGGGGFTHLEVRPSMFESIAGIVVLAEWATQGDLTRAMCAQLGVRYLPDGIFAARRGQVRYVVIDGLVGNSTISAILDQLPEKQIVEVWATQIDPDAEKELRIGRIGSRLTKIPEAVLDTYRRHAAKTSPFNRPTPAQEGPST